A region from the Bacteroidota bacterium genome encodes:
- a CDS encoding HAMP domain-containing histidine kinase, giving the protein MQRNHELDSFVYRASHDLKAPLNSLMGLIEILKSESKDPELATYLHLMDKSVIKLDTFIRNLTEFSKIARLEIRNQGVDFNELIAEVGEGLKYMENAGRVAQQIELSPGPAFIGDSFHIGIVLGNLLSNAVKYQDLKKPDPWVKVTVNTTPQECQITVEDNGVGIAAAHQGRIFELFYRASNQSFGSGLGLYITRNAVEKMKGTIEMFSEEGVGTKFVVSLPNLNIAVDKG; this is encoded by the coding sequence GTGCAACGCAATCACGAACTCGACAGTTTTGTCTACCGGGCTTCGCATGACCTCAAAGCCCCGCTCAATTCCCTCATGGGACTCATCGAGATCCTGAAGTCCGAAAGCAAGGATCCCGAATTGGCAACCTATCTGCACTTGATGGACAAAAGTGTCATCAAGTTGGACACCTTCATCCGGAACTTGACGGAGTTCAGCAAGATTGCACGGTTGGAGATTCGCAACCAAGGTGTTGATTTCAACGAATTGATCGCCGAGGTGGGCGAAGGACTGAAATACATGGAAAACGCAGGACGCGTTGCGCAGCAAATCGAATTGTCGCCGGGACCTGCATTTATTGGTGACAGCTTTCACATTGGCATTGTCCTTGGGAATTTGTTGTCCAATGCCGTCAAATACCAAGACCTGAAGAAGCCGGACCCTTGGGTCAAGGTCACGGTCAATACTACTCCCCAAGAATGTCAGATCACCGTCGAAGACAACGGCGTAGGGATCGCTGCCGCGCACCAAGGGCGCATTTTCGAATTGTTTTACCGTGCCAGCAACCAGAGTTTCGGCTCAGGCCTTGGCCTGTACATCACCCGGAATGCGGTCGAAAAGATGAAGGGCACGATTGAAATGTTCTCCGAAGAAGGTGTCGGTACCAAGTTTGTTGTCAGCCTTCCCAATCTGAACATTGCTGTGGACAAAGGCTAA
- a CDS encoding MOSC domain-containing protein, translated as MKSMDELMQQFPRQGKVAWIGLRPERKAALKVVSEVVAIADRGLEGDRKSEKKGGKRQVTLIQGEHLDGVASMLGIDKVDPGLTRRNIIVRGINLLSLKGQRFKIGEAELVLTDECHPCSRMEENLGPGGYNAMRGHGGWCAVVVNGGLIKVGDVVQRIAAVEKGQETASV; from the coding sequence ATGAAATCCATGGATGAATTGATGCAGCAATTTCCGCGGCAAGGTAAAGTGGCTTGGATCGGCCTTCGACCTGAGCGCAAAGCTGCTTTGAAAGTGGTCTCCGAAGTCGTTGCCATTGCCGATCGTGGCCTCGAAGGTGATCGGAAATCGGAGAAAAAAGGCGGAAAACGACAGGTCACGCTCATTCAAGGCGAACATTTGGATGGCGTAGCCTCGATGCTCGGCATTGACAAAGTCGATCCCGGACTCACCCGGCGCAACATTATCGTGCGAGGTATCAACCTACTTTCCCTCAAAGGCCAACGCTTCAAAATAGGGGAAGCAGAGTTGGTCTTGACTGACGAATGCCATCCCTGCTCACGCATGGAAGAAAATTTGGGTCCCGGCGGCTACAATGCCATGCGCGGCCATGGCGGATGGTGCGCTGTGGTTGTCAATGGCGGTTTGATCAAAGTGGGGGACGTCGTCCAACGGATCGCAGCGGTTGAAAAAGGACAGGAAACTGCAAGCGTTTGA
- a CDS encoding transcriptional regulator, with product MKEHLDHINKVFENRIRLAIMSLLMVADDIDFNTFKEKLDLTDGNLASHTTKLEECGYVEVSKKFVGKKPHTSYRATLSGKKAFRDHLDALERIIRGGGLS from the coding sequence GTGAAAGAACACCTCGATCATATCAACAAGGTTTTTGAAAACCGCATCCGGCTGGCGATCATGTCGTTGCTGATGGTGGCGGATGACATCGACTTCAATACCTTCAAGGAAAAGCTGGACTTGACGGATGGCAACCTGGCGAGCCATACCACCAAGCTTGAAGAATGCGGCTATGTCGAGGTCAGTAAAAAATTCGTCGGGAAAAAGCCCCATACGAGTTACCGGGCGACGCTCTCCGGCAAAAAGGCCTTTCGGGACCACTTGGATGCCTTGGAGCGGATCATCCGCGGGGGTGGCCTGAGTTGA